In Mycolicibacterium lutetiense, the sequence AGTCCGCCCGCAGGTTGTTGTCGCGGTACAGCCCGAGGAACGGCGTGACCAGATCGTCGAAGAAGCCGCTGTCGTAGGCGGCGGCCATGTTCCGGTGGCTGGCGGCGGCCAGTTCGTCCTGGTCGACGCGCTTGACGCCCATCTTCTTGGCGGTGACGGCGGCGTGCTCGCCCATCGACATGCCGGTGCGCGGCTCACTGTTGACCGGGATCTCCACACCGAGGGCGGCCGGCAGCTTGCCGACCAGCTTGAGCCGGTCGAGGTTGGACCTGGACCGGCGCAGGCCGAGCAGCACCTGGCGCAATTCGTTCCCGAACGCGATGGGGGCATCCGAGGCGGTGTCCACGCCCCCGGTTGCGGCGGACTCGTATTGCCCCAGCGCAATGGCGTTGGCGGCCACGGCGGCGGCCTGCAGGCCGGTGCCGCAGGCCTGCTGCAGGTCGAAGGCCGGCGTGTAGGGGGACAATGCGCTGCCCAGCACGCATTCGCGCATCAGATTGAAGTCACGGCTGTGCTTGAGCACCGCGCCGCCGATCACCGCCCCGAGCTGCTCACCGGCCAGATCGAAGCGCTCGATCAGCCCGTCCAGCGCGGCGGTGAACATGTCCTGATTGGAGGCGTTGGCATAGGCGCCGTCGGACCGTGCGAACGGAATCCTGTTGCCACCCAAAACGGCAACGCGTCGCCGGGTCGTGTTGTTGGCCATCTGTTTGCCCTCCACTGTCGGGTTGTCCGGGGCCATATTACCCACTGTTCTTACTCTGGAGTAAGTTCGGTATGGACAACGCAGTACTGCGAAGCGAAAGGCAGCTTAAGTGGCTTCCGACCTGTTCTCCCAAGTGGTCAACTCCGGGCCGGGATCGTTCCTGGCCAAGCAGCTGGGCGTGCCGCAGCCTGAGACCCTGCGCCGCTACCGCCCCGGACAGCCGCCGCTGGCCGGCTCCCTGCTGATCGGCGGGGATGGCCGCGTCATGGAGCCTCTGCGCGCCGCGCTGGCAGGTGACTACGACGTGGTGTCCAACAACATCGGCGGCCGCTGGGCCGATTCGTTCGGCGGCGTGGTGCTCGACGCCACCGGCATCCCCGACGCCGCCGGGCTCAAGGAGCTCTACCAGTTCTTCACCCCGGTGCTGCGCAACCTCGCCTCGTGCGCCCGCGTTGTCGTCATCGGCACCACGCCCGAGGAGGCCGGCAGCGTCGACGCCCAGATCGCGCAACGCGCGCTGGAAGGCTTCACCCGTTCGCTGGGCAAGGAGCTGCAGCGCGGCGCCACCGCGTCACTGGTGTACCTGGCGGCCGACGCCAAGCCCGCCGCGACCGGCCTGGAGTCCACCCTGCGCTTCATCCTCTCGGCCAAGTCGGCCTACGTCGACGGGCAGGTGTACCGGGTCGGTGCCGATGATTCGACGCCGCCGGCGGACTGGGACAAGCCACTGGCCGGCAAGGTGGCCGTGGTGACCGGCGCTGCCCGCGGCATCGGCGCGACCATCGCCGAGGTGTTCGCGCGGGACGGCGCCACGGTCGTGGCCGTCGACGTTCCCCAGGCCGCCGAGGATCTCGGCAAGGTCGCCGAGAAGGTCGGCGGCAGCGCCCTGACCCTGGACGTCACCTCGGAAGATGCAGTCGACGCCATCGTCGCCCATGTCACCGCACAGCACGGCGGCAAGGTCGACGTGCTGGTCAACAATGCCGGTATCACCCGCGACAAGCTGCTCGCCAACATGGACGAGAGCCGCTGGGACTCCGTGATCGCGGTGAACCTGCTTGCCCCGCAGCGACTCACCGAGGGTCTGGTGGCCAGCGGCACGCTCGGCGACGGCGGCCGGGTGATCGGGCTGTCCTCGATGGCCGGCATCGCCGGTAACCGCGGACAGACCAACTACGCCGCCACCAAGGCCGGGATGATCGGGCTGACCGAGGCATTGGCACCGGTGCTGGCATCGAAGAACATCACCATCAACGCGGTGGCCCCCGGCTTCATCGAGACCAAGATGACCGATGCCATCCCGCTGGCCACCCGCGAGGTCGGCCGCCGGCTCAACTCGCTGTTCCAGGGCGGCAAGCCGGTGGACGTGGCCGAGCTGATCGCCTACTTCGCCAGCCCGGCGTCGAATGCGGTCACCGGCAACACGATCCGGGTCTGCGGCCAGGCCATGTTGGGGGCCTGAGCACGTGAACAACATGCTGCGCGCCGTCGTCGGCGCCCTACCGATCATCCGGCGCGACGACACCCTGCCGGCGCGCACCGTCACGGTCGACAACCTGCCGATAGACCCGGCCAACGTGGCCGCCTACGCGCAGGTGACCGGGCTGCGGTTCAGCGACACCCTGCCGCTGACCTACCCGTTCGCGCTGACCTTCCCAACCGTGATGTCACTGGTCACCGGCTTCGACTTTCCCTTCGCCGCAATGGGTTCGGTGCACCTGGAAAATCACATCACCCAGTACCGGCCGATCAAGGTCACCGATGCCGTCAGCGCGGCCGTGCACGCGGAGAACCTGCGTGAGCACCGCAAGGGCCTGCTGGTGGACATCGTCACCGAACTCAAGGTCGGCAACGACACGGTGTGGCATCAGGTGACGACGTTCCTGCACCAGCAGAAGACCAGCCTGTCCGGTGAGCCCAAGGCGGAGCCGCAGAAACAGCCGAAGCTGCCGCCACCGAACGCCGTGCTGAACATCACGCCGGGACAGATCCGGAACTACGCATCGATCGGCGGGGACCACAACCCCATCCACACCAACGGTATCGCCGCCAAGCTGTTCGGCTTCCCCACCGTGATCGCACACGGGATATTCAGTGCGGCAGCGGTACTGGCGAACATCGAGGGGCAGCTCCCCGACGCCGTCAAGTACTCGGTGCGGTTCGCCAAGCCCGTGGTGCTGCCGGCCAAGGCCGGGCTCTACGTCGAGCGCGACGCCGACGGCTGGGATCTGACCCTGCGCAACCTGTCGAAGGGCTACCCCCACCTGACCGCGACGGTCAGGCCGCTCTGACTCTCACACACCGAGTCTGCGTACAGATCGCGTTCTCGCGCTAAATCGCGATCTGTACGCAGGCTCAACGCAATATCAGGCGCTGGGTACCGCGTCCCCCGAAGCGCGTCGCAGATCGGCGAATTCGGAGATCGATGCCGAGGTGACCGAGGCGACCGGCCGGGCATTGGGTGCCGACGCATCAGACTTGGACACCATCACCACGTTGTCGATGTAGGGCTGGATCGTCGTGCTGTTCTGCACGGTCGACACGATCACCAGCTGGAACCCGAACTTGCGGAACGCCGACAAAGCCTGCTGAGCGAACTGCGGATCCGACTTCGAGAACGCCTCGTCCAACATCAGCTGGGCGAACAGCGGCCGGGTGTCATTGCTGTCGGGGCTGGCCAGGTTGAAGCTCAACGCCCCGGCCAGGCAGAACGCCATGAGCTTCTCCTGCTCACCACCCGAGTTGTCACCGGAATTGCTGTAGGTCCGGATCACCTCGCCGGTCTCGGCGTCGCGCTCCTCGCAGTACAGCACGAACCGGTTACGCACATCCAACGCATCGCGGGTCCATTGACGATCCTCGGGTGTGTTGCCGGCCAACAACTTCCGCAGCTGCAGGATGTCGGTGTACTGCTCAAACATCGCGGTCTCGTCGCCGAAACTCACCAGCGACACCCGGGAGGAGATGCGCTGAGCCTTCTCGTTGAGTTCGTCGACCGCAGCCAGGTGCCGGGTACCGGCATGCAGGGTCAGCCGGGTGCCGCGGTTGAACTCCACCGCGCCCAGTCCGGTGTTGACTCGGGCGATCTGCTCGGTGATCCGCCGCGCCTCGTTGTCGGCGATCATGTGCAAGTTCAGGATCGCTCCCGGCGCCTGCTCGGTGATCAACCGCTGCATACGCTCGTAGGCGTCGGGCAACTCACGCTCGTCGATACGACGGCACAATCCGACATAGTCGTGCACTCGCTCGTCGAACACATCGCTGTCATTGGGGATGGCATCGGGGAACGAGCTGTCGTAGGCGGCCATGATGCCGGCGAGCTCGTCATGTGACCGGTTGCGGTCCGCCCGCAGCCGGTCCCGCTCGCGGCTGATGACGCGGTTCAGTTCGCTTCGGTACGGCTCGGATTCGAGCAACTCGAGGGTCAGTGCGATGTCTGCGGCGTAGCTGTCGATGGTGTCACGGGTGTGCTGCGGTAGCGCGCCGGACCCGAGCCGTTCGGTCAGGACCTCGGCGAGTTCCAGCAGCGCGGTCCGCCTGCGGTCCAGCGTGGACTCGCGTTCGTTGAGCGAACCGATCTGCTGGATCACCTTCTCGACCCGTTCCCAGCATTCATCGGCCCGCAGTTGCAGCCGTTCGGCGTCGGGGTTGTCCGAGACCAGCAACTCGTGTTCGTCCTGCAGCCGCTCCAGCATCTCGTCGACCGAATCTGAGTCGATATCGCTCCACTGCATGAACTGGTCACACAGCGCCCGGCAGGCACGCTCGCGGGACTGTAGCTGGCCACGGTGCTCGTCGAGGCGCTCGCGGGAGTTACGCGCCACCTGGTACAGATCCTGGGCAGCAGCCAGATCATCCTGCAGGGCTTCGACTTTGGCTGCGGTACCGCCGAGGAAGATGTAGTCCGACGGACGTAGCCGCGACCGGTCGTCCTTGATCGACAGTCCGCCGCTGTCTTTGCGCAGGCCCTGGTCGGTGACGGCGCGAGACTGTTCGGTGAACTCGCCCGGCCCGTCGACACATACGTAATCACCGATGCGTGCGATCACGTTGAGCGCCTCGACCGCACTGTCATGTGTCGGATCGGCGAGCTGGAGTTTGGTGGCCAGCGTGTGCGGTGGCGGGGTGTGCAACTGTGCGCCGTGCTGGACGTGCTGCAACTGGATCCGGCCACGCATGTCGTTCTCATTGACGAAGCGCAGCGCGCGTTCCATGTAGGTATCGGGGACCAGCAAGCGTAATCCAGCCCCGCGCAACACCTTTTCGACGGCCAGCCGCCATCGTGTCTCGTCGGGCTTGAGTTCCATCAGCTCCGCGACATAGACCAGGTCACGCTCGGAGATGTCGAGCGCCCGGGCGATCCGTGCCCGCATCTCGTATTCGGTCCGCGGCAGCGGGGAGCCCAACCGCTGCACCCGCTCCAGCTCGGACTCCACGCTCTCGCGCGCCTCCCGGGCCCGCACCTCCTTGGCCGAGGCCTCGACGTAGGGCTGGTTCCCGGTGAACAGCTCCCGATGCAGCCGGTCGGCCTCGTCCATCAATGTCTCACGCAGCGACCAGAATTCCTCGCCGTTGTCCGGCGGGGTCAACCCCAGTGCGGTGACCTTGTCCTCGTAGCCGCTGCGCCGGCGCGACACCTCTTCGCTGATCCGTTCGGCCTCGGTCAGACGCTGCTGCAGCGGCACCAGATCCACCGTGACCGTGTTG encodes:
- a CDS encoding MaoC/PaaZ C-terminal domain-containing protein → MLRAVVGALPIIRRDDTLPARTVTVDNLPIDPANVAAYAQVTGLRFSDTLPLTYPFALTFPTVMSLVTGFDFPFAAMGSVHLENHITQYRPIKVTDAVSAAVHAENLREHRKGLLVDIVTELKVGNDTVWHQVTTFLHQQKTSLSGEPKAEPQKQPKLPPPNAVLNITPGQIRNYASIGGDHNPIHTNGIAAKLFGFPTVIAHGIFSAAAVLANIEGQLPDAVKYSVRFAKPVVLPAKAGLYVERDADGWDLTLRNLSKGYPHLTATVRPL
- a CDS encoding 3-oxoacyl-ACP reductase: MASDLFSQVVNSGPGSFLAKQLGVPQPETLRRYRPGQPPLAGSLLIGGDGRVMEPLRAALAGDYDVVSNNIGGRWADSFGGVVLDATGIPDAAGLKELYQFFTPVLRNLASCARVVVIGTTPEEAGSVDAQIAQRALEGFTRSLGKELQRGATASLVYLAADAKPAATGLESTLRFILSAKSAYVDGQVYRVGADDSTPPADWDKPLAGKVAVVTGAARGIGATIAEVFARDGATVVAVDVPQAAEDLGKVAEKVGGSALTLDVTSEDAVDAIVAHVTAQHGGKVDVLVNNAGITRDKLLANMDESRWDSVIAVNLLAPQRLTEGLVASGTLGDGGRVIGLSSMAGIAGNRGQTNYAATKAGMIGLTEALAPVLASKNITINAVAPGFIETKMTDAIPLATREVGRRLNSLFQGGKPVDVAELIAYFASPASNAVTGNTIRVCGQAMLGA
- a CDS encoding acetyl-CoA C-acetyltransferase yields the protein MAPDNPTVEGKQMANNTTRRRVAVLGGNRIPFARSDGAYANASNQDMFTAALDGLIERFDLAGEQLGAVIGGAVLKHSRDFNLMRECVLGSALSPYTPAFDLQQACGTGLQAAAVAANAIALGQYESAATGGVDTASDAPIAFGNELRQVLLGLRRSRSNLDRLKLVGKLPAALGVEIPVNSEPRTGMSMGEHAAVTAKKMGVKRVDQDELAAASHRNMAAAYDSGFFDDLVTPFLGLYRDNNLRADSSPEKLAKLKPVFGVKAGDATMTAGNSTPLTDGASVALLASEDWAQAHGHEPLAYFVDAETAAVDYVNGPDGLLMAPTYAVPRLLARNGLTLQDFDFYEIHEAFASVVLATLAAWESDEYCKDRLGLDKALGGIDRAKLNVNGSSLAAGHPFAATGGRIVAQLAKQLAEKKKQTGQPVRGLISVCAAGGQGVTAILEA
- a CDS encoding ATP-binding protein; translated protein: MAEPTNQFSLSRLQVINWGVFDGYHSIPFSQHGTLITGSSGSGKSSLLDAISLAFLPSHRRNFNASGDTTAAGAGTGKRTVDKYVRGAWGERREGANRQIMYLRGTGPAWSAVSVTYSDRTGRSVTGLVLKWLAAEKTSDPGSRYYLIDDDRDIFGLCNRWASNGYDAAVFRDDGWTGGRSESQYLAQLYASIGIRASEAAQQLLGKAKSLKSVGGLEQFVREFMLDEPVSLSGVEEALEQINPLVEARGLLDVARRKRNTLGNIAAVQARYAEEAAKFGVIDTVDNALVRDYVDHLRLAQAGPEIDNLDDQITQLGAQRDEFGSQQRQLKNEHNSLMAQINTVTVDLVPLQQRLTEAERISEEVSRRRSGYEDKVTALGLTPPDNGEEFWSLRETLMDEADRLHRELFTGNQPYVEASAKEVRAREARESVESELERVQRLGSPLPRTEYEMRARIARALDISERDLVYVAELMELKPDETRWRLAVEKVLRGAGLRLLVPDTYMERALRFVNENDMRGRIQLQHVQHGAQLHTPPPHTLATKLQLADPTHDSAVEALNVIARIGDYVCVDGPGEFTEQSRAVTDQGLRKDSGGLSIKDDRSRLRPSDYIFLGGTAAKVEALQDDLAAAQDLYQVARNSRERLDEHRGQLQSRERACRALCDQFMQWSDIDSDSVDEMLERLQDEHELLVSDNPDAERLQLRADECWERVEKVIQQIGSLNERESTLDRRRTALLELAEVLTERLGSGALPQHTRDTIDSYAADIALTLELLESEPYRSELNRVISRERDRLRADRNRSHDELAGIMAAYDSSFPDAIPNDSDVFDERVHDYVGLCRRIDERELPDAYERMQRLITEQAPGAILNLHMIADNEARRITEQIARVNTGLGAVEFNRGTRLTLHAGTRHLAAVDELNEKAQRISSRVSLVSFGDETAMFEQYTDILQLRKLLAGNTPEDRQWTRDALDVRNRFVLYCEERDAETGEVIRTYSNSGDNSGGEQEKLMAFCLAGALSFNLASPDSNDTRPLFAQLMLDEAFSKSDPQFAQQALSAFRKFGFQLVIVSTVQNSTTIQPYIDNVVMVSKSDASAPNARPVASVTSASISEFADLRRASGDAVPSA